In Phlebotomus papatasi isolate M1 chromosome 1, Ppap_2.1, whole genome shotgun sequence, the following proteins share a genomic window:
- the LOC129809949 gene encoding mucin-2 isoform X3 produces MNRRQSLDKSGILSPPGSFIAPSPSPSIPASPRLQPSPSQSPFTQDVLLVTNNTVVTQEPDHKTTIPNRRPSFHQVANSPNAGTVLFRPSPTQSPAGASTFIASTGTELNTTLVGSNNIALNKKLGKKTSQPHGGHGHGMSTTASSPKASKKAMSLTNSPITSPSPIASPTSNTALRPPTPQPIIQQIPVMSSGNQLLQIIQGPQIIAPQRQAHIISSAQAIAPQTQQPAQFVSQQQQHQIKNNKAPQQILPKPTTTVLQVSGGKNTTTVAKGALQLGQQSQQQLQQQIVQSQAPQVVQQAQQSAPPHQVISAAAQTTATANATQGNIILPTGSLNTQPLLVNQMPVIVQQNTPQGVQFILRPSAPQITAPGLVIHNTRPQLPPPQPQQLLRIVNANGSMQLAAATPTFIVSSQANLIQQNLQGIKTNTATPLTQIGGLQAQRQPQQIAAAINQHLIGQSVAQIQNLQLNGNLTHIQMPNGLNGQFISQLPQQFQQSLTGFNQLNQNISLNQISSTNLSQIAAAAAASQNMATFQSPPPPPQQPHGGDLVVSAQMQFTAQQQNTITVSQAQQLAQQQIPPIPISPIMSPQNPTAILQSVTPEPVRNPTPVKQLSQGKMPQVLEKNESKCESTSIGKSDCSSIKGTTVTSKPKKAKKSKKKQSSSTDAAGPTMSTGKLDLANVMKLCGIMDDDDLMDGEEMPMTTSDPLEMKQTSPQQTSQQQEPIVTSTAGDIMITIPFSGQNADIPFSFTIPNSVENSDMPKGSTAVAKVAPEIKSEPVGGLQSVQTTTTTSSGNGTPFMITIDSTEGALGQPYTISIPHIPSDSEKSGVIVSGSMDTGMPQTSMCVPTFVNTVLSSTVTPTLQSQINEIQNQLMGVVTPTTSAAPSAVLTSTTTSVTNTSTVVTKSTPTTPTTSTGALGVPVKKKSAKKSSKKLEKAVKNLVGVVPGQIGNIQISQVDASKATALSKNVIDNQIQITPIMDTTKASLQQMTSVAAPQQPILVTASQQVVGLPNIVTTTVSSGASVVQQPQILQHQIATAAPIQSVAAPNVVNLPNIVQPNVQINLPNNLQPQIQPHPLVPQLTGALSLSLAEDGRLLLRHDANAPQDAQSQVILQTILSGALGNVTLITEPPAVDKSTPPQAVQQPQQQPPNQSQPKIFANNIMQQKSHSTPIVHQGKSIVIPGTTSQGSTAQFMPQTSTSVVTSIAGTSQIANAMFSTSQGQMLQTPPVVSQNTIFPTTQSAQQTMQTTTAASVIQADSQTLKSVRKIPPTGQTSTATISPQPTAVLVNPNLPKFVELPKIGPNQQLFSLNTITNQITQINPGLTTASLGPMERLLIVPAGINAQQLAQCLLQGQIHFNNIGQVNQAQEREQQNQPNQTTHQMTQQKPVAVVGQTGNGAASGTVGNPASVVSNQGKDQLKVTSAVVKVNENKVKKTTKVKKLKPMSEAKVIKMAPGKNVVLENRTLQKCNHFNESSVKAPGRLLVHPSTASTVVTTTSALSTTLGNAAVQLSTSIGCATPTTSVHVPNTAIVRPSIISNNARHHPSSTNTHSHPIITPTINQPQPQPLQVIPPPGQDQHAHHQPKMPPQSPNVTKTTATGALPPLVSVNTTLPRVQTIQLTPQKQQMLKDVQMKIQTLSGKLQNKTLLSTLTIPIDYDASNSLHNQPLPTLTNLYAMTDADIHAALQRLFLEQQKILATGKIIPTLPTPHTFSNMTPSVPTTQIQVAVALPKQTTTGTFLPSPIELTPPLSIKQDVIPTPAIAPSSAVAVTTSTNALTMTTTKAIQANSSNQQIPQNVSQQECVSAPQMSPKMKIPRQCLFERQLAVDQEGCTNPDTKTPFNSKEDAIKRLIRYHCTYGDGEIEEEVLSEMEAFEKTANQFQDQFNGMINKYQLLLMKESMHHVQTSELMMIDRLLVSDIQKEILDIQMNISSDMTTTAKVEEVVADAAASGSVDVKSEVKSEVKNEVKKENVMPVPKITSDQVSTGAAVPVTQVSVSKTPSSASDVKHVSVVHYGYGTGVSGGNQGNGVKNSSDTKKELEQFDIESEITPSFIMKKCDNPRGSADIVEEGYQFSLDYYNQAEGAKESEVADEDSKPEPYDEWLCIQKELGYISENNSKRNEMKLNDEISPRSSPLDHNKSVEKQLSEIFDQHSPKSVEHQLNDLFNPPSTSAKSNTESIVTSNSPLSEFFNADSIVGNAHSDKSVETRLEAMFGEAPEDDKTDLVETRLEALFQGAAHDTSTSYSLTSHGPNNLHPSMMQTTTKRQWNNNGDILISPQSGNESGDSTIFPKRTFIGAGASSNEGFVDSNNRWMNDYPNAQNLDHQHTIQQQSSQQYDFIGDTMDCVLGETTNQHHSDGSEMNKRLWNGDLMASHSDVVPSKKMCFISKEILDRDFLDIGPTPTQHPVSELSMQQMNHTGYGTMNPMACGATNSGQSNSMSASSNFDEDISRQVQNAIDSILNLQSSEADSFHFSLDQMGSFLTDSALTPMISSLPTTSQSTTINRPPSVAKRKQLPAAPHLNHTSSQMQRLEELNDCLMHNTTDTTGHHIIIDSSPSGSSSSSTATVINDNG; encoded by the exons GAATTTTGTCACCGCCTGGTTCATTTATAGCGCCCAGTCCATCACCATCGATTCCGGCTAGTCCGAGACTGCAACCATCACCGTCGCAGTCACCCTTTACCCAGGATGTACTGCTGGTGACCAACAACACGGTGGTGACACAGGAGCCAGATCACAAGACAACGATCCCCAATCGGCGGCCATCCTTCCATCAGGTGGCAAATAGTCCAAATGCCGGTACGGTGCTCTTTAGGCCGAGTCCCACGCAATCACCGGCGGGGGCGAGTACGTTCATTGCCAGTACGGGCACTGAGCTCAATACCACCCTTGTGGGATCCAACAATATCGCTCTGAATAAG AAGCTTGGAAAGAAAACATCGCAGCCTCATGGCGGCCATGGCCATGGAATGTCCACGACGGCCAGCAGCCCCAAGGCATCCAAAAAAGCCATGTCGTTGACCAATAGCCCCATAACTAGCCCGAGTCCCATCGCCAGTCCAACTTCTAATACGGCTCTGAGGCCGCCAACGCCTCAACCAATTATTCAGCAG ATTCCGGTGATGAGCAGTGGCAATCAGCTGCTGCAAATTATCCAAGGACCTCAGATTATTGCGCCTCAACGGCAAGCCCATATAATATCATCGGCTCAGGCTATTGCTCCGCAAACGCAACAGCCGGCACAGTTTGTGAGTCAGCAGCAGCAGCATCAGATAAAGAACAACAAGGCACCACAGCAAATCCTGCCAAAGCCCACAACTACGGTACTCCAGGTGAGTGGTGGGAAGAATACTACGACTGTAGCCAAGGGGGCACTGCAGTTGGGGCAGCAGTCACAGCAGCAGCTGCAACAGCAGATTGTTCAGTCACAGGCACCGCAGGTTGTGCAGCAGGCACAGCAAAGTGCACCACCGCATCAAGTGATCTCGGCGGCGGCACAGACAACAGCAACCGCCAATGCTACTCAAGGGAATATCATCCTGCCAACTGGTAGTTTAAATACCCAGCCATTGCTGGTGAATCAGATGCCGGTGATTGTGCAGCAGAATACCCCACAGGGTGTTCAGTTTATACTGCGACCATCGGCACCGCAGATTACGGCACCGGGGTTGGTGATTCACAACACGAGACCCCAGTTGCCACCACCGCAGCCCCAGCAACTGCTACGAATTGTCAATGCCAATGGCTCGATGCAATTGGCAGCGGCAACGCCGACATTTATCGTTTCGTCCCAGGCAAATCTCATTCAGCAGAATTTGCAGGGGATTAAGACAAATACAGCCACACCGTTGACACAAATTGGTGGTTTGCAGGCTCAGCGGCAACCACAACAAATAGCAGCGGCGATCAATCAACATTTGATTGGTCAGAGTGTGGCACAAATTCAGAATTTGCAACTAAATGGCAATCTCACGCACATTCAGATGCCCAATGGTCTCAATGGCCAGTTCATATCGCAGCTACCGCAGCAATTTCAGCAGAGTCTTACCGGTTTCAATCAGCTCAATCAGAATATCAGTTTGAATCAGATTAGCAGCACAAATTTGTCTCAGATTGCTGCTGCAGCTGCTGCATCGCAGAATATGGCAACATTTCAATCACCACCGCCACCGCCCCAACAACCCCATGGCGGTGACTTGGTGGTTAGTGCCCAGATGCAGTTTACAGCACAGCAACAGAATACGATAACGGTGAGTCAGGCACAGCAACTGGCTCAGCAGCAAATACCACCGATCCCTATTTCGCCGATTATGTCACCGCAGAATCCAACGGCAATTCTGCAATCTGTGACACCGGAACCCGTCCGGAATCCCACTCCTGTCAAACAACTCAGTCAGGGAAAGATGCCACAGGTGCTAGAGAAAAATGAGAGTAAGTGTGAGAGTACATCAATTGGAAAGAGTGATTGTTCGTCCATCAAAGGAACCACCGTGACGAGTAAGCCGAAGAAGGCGAAGAAGTCCAAGAAGAAACAGAGTTCGTCAACTGATGCAGCTGGACCAACAATGAGTACGGGAAAACTCGATTTGGCCAATGTTATGAAATTATGCGGAATTATGGATGATGATGATTTGATGGATGGCGAAGAAATGCCAATGACCACGTCTGATCCGTTGGAAATGAAGCAGACATCACCGCAACAGACATCACAGCAACAGGAACCAATTGTAACGTCCACGGCTGGAGATATTATGATAACAATTCCTTTCTCGGGCCAAAACGCTGACATTCCATTCAGTTTTACAATTCCAAATAGTGTAGAGAATAGTGATATGCCGAAGGGTAGTACGGCCGTTGCAAAGGTGGCACCGGAAATCAAAAGTGAACCCGTTGGGGGATTGCAGTCGGTACAGACGACAACTACAACATCTTCGGGCAATGGAACACCTTTTATGATCACCATTGATTCGACAGAGGGTGCCCTTGGGCAACCCTATACCATCTCCATCCCTCACATTCCATCCGATAGCGAGAAGAGTGGAGTGATAGTGTCAGGATCAATGGATACTGGCATGCCACAGACATCAATGTGTGTTCCAACGTTCGTCAACACCGTTCTGAGTAGTACGGTAACCCCAACACTTCAGAGTCAGATCAATGAGATTCAGAATCAACTAATGGGCGTAGTGACACCAACAACCTCCGCTGCACCCTCAGCAGTACTTACGTCAACTACAACAAGTGTAACGAATACATCAACCGTTGTTACGAAATCAACCCCAACAACCCCGACAACGTCAACGGGTGCACTTGGTGTTCCggtgaagaagaagagtgccaaGAAGAGTAGTAAGAAGTTGGAGAAAGCTGTGAAGAATCTTGTTGGTGTTGTTCCTGGACAAATTGGCAACATCCAAATATCACAAGTTGATGCATCAAAGGCTACAGCATTGTCGAAGAATGTTATTGATAATCAAATTCAGATAACCCCAATAATGGATACAACGAAAGCATCACTGCAACAGATGACATCTGTAGCGGCCCCACAGCAACCAATTCTCGTGACAGCGAGTCAGCAAGTTGTTGGTCTGCCGAATATTGTGACGACAACTGTGAGTTCGGGTGCGAGTGTTGTGCAACAACCACAAATACTACAACATCAAATTGCAACAGCAGCTCCAATTCAGTCTGTAGCTGCGCCAAATGTGGTGAATTTGCCCAATATTGTTCAGCCGAATGTCCAGATAAATCTGCCGAATAATCTTCAGCCACAGATTCAGCCTCATCCTCTGGTACCGCAGTTGACGGGGGCACTGAGTTTGTCTCTGGCTGAAGATGGGCGTTTGCTGTTACGGCATGATGCCAATGCACCCCAAGATGCTCAATCTCAGGTGATTCTGCAGACAATTCTCAGTGGTGCCCTGGGAAATGTGACACTGATAACGGAACCACCGGCTGTGGATAAATCAACCCCACCTCAAGCTGTACAACAGCCACAGCAACAACCACCGAATCAGAGTCAACCTAAGATATTTGCCAATAATATCATGCAGCAGAAATCACATTCAACACCGATTGTGCATCAGGGCAAGAGTATTGTTATTCCAGGGACGACATCACAAGGCAGTACGGCACAGTTTATGCCACAGACAAGTACATCGGTAGTTACAAGTATTGCGGGTACTTCGCAAATTGCCAATGCTATGTTTAGTACGTCACAGGGGCAAATGCTACAGACACCTCCTGTTGTCAGTCAAAATACCATCTTCCCGACCACTCAATCTGCCCAGCAGACAATGCAAACAACCACAGCAGCTTCGGTTATCCAAGCAGACAGTCAAACACTGAAGAGTGTACGGAAGATTCCTCCAACAGGACAAACATCAACAGCTACAATCTCACCGCAACCAACGGCTGTTCTCGTCAATCCCAATCTACCCAAGTTTGTCGAATTGCCAAAAATTGGCCCGAATCAACAACTGTTTTCACTCAATACCATCACAAATCAAATAACCCAGATTAATCCGGGTCTGACAACAGCTTCCCTCGGTCCAATGGAGAGGTTGTTGATTGTCCCAGCGGGAATCAATGCTCAACAGTTGGCACAGTGCCTACTGCAGGGACAGATTCATTTCAACAATATTGGACAAGTTAATCAAGCTCAAGAGCGTGAGCAACAGAATCAACCCAATCAGACGACCCATCAAATGACCCAGCAGAAACCTGTTGCTGTTGTAGGTCAGACGGGCAATGGTGCTGCTAGTGGTACCGTGGGAAATCCCGCATCTGTTGTCAGTAATCAGGGCAAAGATCAGTTGAAAGTGACATCGGCCGTGGTGAAGGTGAATGAGAATAAGGTGAAGAAGACGACAAAGGTGAAGAAACTGAAGCCAATGAGTGAGGCTAAGGTGATAAAGATGGCACCGGGGAAGAATGTTGTGCTGGAAAATCGAACACTGCAGAAGTGCAATCATTTCAATGAGAGCTCAGTAAAGGCTCCCGGACGCTTACTGGTGCATCCATCGACAGCAAGTACCGTGGTGACAACAACGAGTGCACTTAGCACAACTCTAGGCAATGCTGCAGTTCAGCTGAGTACATCCATTGGGTGTGCAACGCCAACAACATCGGTTCATGTGCCAAATACTGCAATAGTTCGTCCAAGTATTATTTCCAACAATGCCAGACACCATCCATCATCCACAAATACACATTCCCATCCAATTATCACACCGACCATCAATCAGCCTCAACCACAGCCCCTACAGGTCATTCCGCCACCGGGACAAGATCAACATGCCCATCATCAGCCCAAAATGCCACCGCAATCACCAAATGTGACCAAGACAACGGCAACTGGTGCACTTCCGCCCCTTGTCAGTGTAAATACGACTCTGCCACGTGTGCAGACCATTCAGCTGACGCCGCAGAAGCAGCAAATGCTGAAGGATGTTCAAATGAAGATTCAGACACTGTCGGGGAAGTTGCAGAACAAAACTCTCCTGTCCACTCTCACAATTCCCATTGATTACGATGCGTCAAATTCACTGCACAACCAACCACTTCCAACACTCACAAATCTCTATGCAATGACCGATGCTGACATCCATGCAGCCCTGCAGCGGTTGTTCCTGGAGCAACAGAAGATCCTGGCCACTGGCAAGATCATTCCTACTCTACCCACTCCGCATACTTTCTCCAACATGACGCCCAGTGTGCCCACAACGCAGATTCAAGTGGCTGTGGCTCTGCCAAAGCAGACAACTACCGGAACATTCCTACCATCGCCCATCGAACTCACCCCGCCGCTGTCCATTAAGCAGGATGTCATCCCAACTCCAGCTATAGCTCCCAGTTCAGCTGTTGCCGTGACAACATCAACTAATGCCCTCACGATGACAACAACCAAAGCCATTCAGGCGAATTCAAGCAATCAGCAGATTCCACAGAATGTCAGCCAGCAGGAATGTGTCAGTGCACCGCAGATGAGCCCAAAGATGAAGATTCCCAGACAATGTTT ATTTGAGAGACAATTAGCTGTGGATCAGGAGGGCTGTACGAATCCCGACACAAAAACACCATTTAATAGCAAAGAGGACGCCATAAAACGTTTAATAcg GTATCACTGTACATATGGCGATGGTGAAATTGAGGAGGAAGTGCTGAGTGAGATGGAGGCATTTGAAAAGACAGCAAATCAATTTCAAGATCAATTCAATGGCATGATTAATAAGTATCAACTTTTGCTGATGAAGGAATCAATG CATCATGTTCAAACATCGGAATTGATGATGATTGATCGTTTGCTAGTGTCGGATATTCAGAAGGAAATCTTGGATATTCAGATGAATATATCGAGTGATATGACGACAACAGCTAAAGTTGAGGAGGTTGTTGCTGATGCTGCTGCTTCTGGGTCGGTGGATGTTAAAAGTGAAGTGAAGAGTGAAGTGAAAAATGAAGTGAAGAAAGAAAATGTGATGCCAGTGCCGAAAATCACCTCTGATCAGGTTAGTACGGGTGCAGCTGTACCGGTAACACAGGTATCGGTCAGCAAGACACCAAGTAGTGCTAGTGATGTGAAACATGTATCTGTTGTCCATTATGGCTATGGAACTGGGGTTAGTGGTGGAAATCAAGGGAATGGGGTGAAAAATTCAAGTGATACTAAGAAAGAATTGGAACAATTTGACATTGAATCGGAAATAACACCGAGTTTTATCATGAAAAAGTGTGATAATCCTCGAGGAAGTGCTGATATTGTCGAAGAGGGTTACCAATTCAGTCTGGATTACTACAATCAGGCAGAAGGGGCTAAGGAATCCGAAGTGGCAGATGAAGATTCCAAGCCAGAACCCTATGATGAGTGGTTGTGTATACAGAAAGAATTGGGGTATATCAGTGAGAATAATAGTAAGAGGAATGAGATGAAGTTGAATGATGAAATTTCTCCACGTTCTTCACCATTGGATCACAATAAGTCCGTGGAGAAGCAACTGTCGGAGATTTTTGATCAGCACAGTCCTAAAAGTGTTGAACATCAACTCAATGATCTCTTCAATCCACCGTCGACGTCTGCCAAGAGCAATACTGAGAGTATTGTTACGTCAAATTCACCGCTATCGGAATTTTTCAATGCTGATTCAATTGTGGGCAATGCTCATTCGGATAAATCCGTTGAGACGCGCCTGGAAGCGATGTTTGGGGAGGCTCCCGAAGATGACAAGACAGATCTCGTAGAGACGCGTCTTGAGGCACTTTTCCAAGGAGCCGCTCATGATACATCAACTTCCTATTCCCTGACATCGCATGGACCGAATAATCTACATCCAAGCATGATGCAAACAACCACAAAGCGTCAGTGGAATAACAATGGTGACATTCTAATATCGCCGCAGAGTGGGAATGAATCAGGGGATTCGACAATCTTCCCCAAGAGAACCTTTATCGGAGCCGGGGCCAGCAGCAATGAGGGATTTGTCGATTCAAACAATCGCTGGATGAATGATTATCCAAATGCACAGAATCTCGATCATCAGCACACAATTCAGCAACAATCAAGTCAACAATATGATTTTATCGGAGACACAATGGATTGTGTCTTGGGTGAAACGACAAATCAGCACCATTCCGACGGTTCAGAAATGAACAAACGCCTCTGGAATGGCGATCTAATGGCATCGCATTCGGATGTTGTTCCATCGAAGAAAATGTGCTTCATCAGCAAAGAGATCCTCGATAGAGATTTCCTAGACATAGGACCTACTCCAACGCAGCATCCAGTGTCTGAGCTAAGCATGCAGCAGATGAATCACACTGGCTACGGCACAATGAATCCCATGGCATGTGGGGCAACAAATAGTGGTCAGAGCAATAGTATGAGTGCATCGTCAAATTTCGATGAAGATATCAGTCGTCAAGTGCAAAATGCCATTGATAGTATACTGAATCTTCAGAGTTCCGAAGCGGATTCCTTTCACTTTTCGCTGGATCAGATGGGATCATTTCTCACAGATTCAGCCCTAACGCCAATGATCTCCAGTCTGCCGACAACAAGTCAGAGTACCACCATCAATAGGCCACCGTCAGTGGCCAAGAGGAAACAGCTTCCGGCCGCTCCGCATCTCAATCACACCAGCAGCCAGATGCAGCGTCTGGAGGAACTCAATGATTGCCTAATGCACAACACCACGGACACCACGGGGCACCATATAATCATTGATTCATCACCATCGGGTTCGTCATCGTCCTCCACGGCGACTGTG ATTAACGACAATGGCTGA